In Turicibacter sanguinis, a genomic segment contains:
- a CDS encoding class D sortase: MKKIIPILLILIGVVCLGIGIYPLIEMNKGVKESVEQWEELKNTPKEETSNENVDQSIVGMMQIASFDKLLPIRVGTSDAILTKGVGIDDDTSMIGDVGNSVLYGHREEIFWNLKHVEVGELITIETLDNTLTYEIQDIQIVDPDDDWIYESSDRSMITLVTCYPFVYMGPTPERYVVKASLIE; this comes from the coding sequence ATGAAGAAGATAATACCAATTTTATTGATTTTGATTGGTGTAGTTTGTTTAGGTATAGGAATTTATCCATTAATTGAGATGAATAAAGGAGTTAAAGAATCGGTGGAACAATGGGAGGAATTAAAAAATACTCCTAAGGAAGAAACATCGAATGAGAATGTCGATCAAAGTATTGTTGGGATGATGCAGATTGCTTCATTTGACAAGTTATTGCCAATCCGTGTTGGAACATCTGATGCGATTTTGACAAAAGGGGTAGGAATAGATGACGACACATCTATGATTGGTGATGTGGGTAATTCAGTACTTTACGGCCACCGAGAAGAAATTTTTTGGAATTTAAAACATGTTGAGGTTGGAGAGTTAATTACAATTGAGACATTAGATAATACCTTGACTTATGAGATACAAGATATTCAGATTGTTGATCCAGATGATGATTGGATTTACGAGTCATCAGATAGATCAATGATTACATTAGTGACTTGTTATCCGTTTGTTTATATGGGGCCAACACCTGAAAGATATGTTGTGAAAGCTAGTTTAATAGAGTAA